One stretch of Roseovarius mucosus DNA includes these proteins:
- the purM gene encoding phosphoribosylformylglycinamidine cyclo-ligase: protein MTERQNGITYADAGVDIDAGNALVERIKPAAKRTNRAGVMSGLGGFGGLFDLKAAGFSDPVLVAATDGVGTKLRIAIDTGHVDGVGVDLVAMCVNDLICQGAEPLFFLDYFATGKLELEQATRIIEGIARGCEGSGCALIGGETAEMPGMYPKDDFDLAGFAVGAMERGTELPAHVAEGDVLLGLASDGVHSNGYSLVRRIVEMSGLGWTDACPWAEGSLGEVLLTPTRLYVRPVLAALQAGGIHGLAHITGGGLTENLPRVLPEGLGAEIDLGAWQLPGVFRWLAETGNMAEAELLKTFNSGIGMIVVVAADEAEAIEGALREAGETVHRLGQVVPGKGVTYRGRLL, encoded by the coding sequence ATGACCGAGCGACAGAACGGGATCACCTATGCCGATGCGGGCGTCGATATCGACGCGGGCAATGCGCTTGTGGAACGGATCAAGCCTGCGGCCAAGCGGACCAACAGGGCGGGCGTCATGTCGGGGCTTGGTGGCTTTGGCGGGCTTTTTGATCTCAAGGCTGCCGGGTTCTCTGATCCGGTGCTGGTGGCCGCGACCGATGGGGTGGGCACCAAGCTTCGGATTGCGATTGACACGGGCCATGTCGATGGCGTGGGGGTCGATCTGGTGGCGATGTGCGTCAATGACCTGATTTGTCAGGGTGCCGAGCCGCTGTTTTTTCTTGATTATTTCGCCACCGGCAAGCTGGAGCTGGAGCAGGCGACGCGCATCATCGAGGGCATTGCGCGGGGCTGCGAAGGCTCTGGCTGTGCCTTGATCGGCGGCGAGACCGCAGAGATGCCGGGCATGTATCCCAAGGACGATTTCGATCTGGCGGGTTTTGCCGTGGGTGCGATGGAGCGGGGCACGGAACTTCCGGCGCATGTGGCGGAGGGTGATGTTCTTTTGGGTCTTGCCTCGGACGGGGTGCATTCCAACGGCTATTCGTTGGTGCGCCGGATTGTCGAGATGTCGGGGCTGGGCTGGACGGATGCCTGCCCGTGGGCCGAGGGCAGTCTGGGAGAGGTTCTGCTGACGCCCACGCGGCTTTATGTGCGCCCCGTTCTGGCGGCGCTGCAGGCGGGCGGGATCCACGGCCTTGCGCATATCACTGGCGGCGGGCTGACCGAGAATCTGCCGCGGGTGTTGCCAGAGGGGCTGGGAGCCGAAATTGACCTTGGCGCATGGCAGCTGCCGGGGGTGTTTCGCTGGCTGGCCGAGACCGGCAATATGGCCGAGGCGGAACTGCTCAAGACGTTCAATTCCGGCATTGGCATGATTGTCGTGGTTGCGGCGGACGAGGCCGAGGCGATTGAGGGGGCGCTGCGCGAGGCAGGCGAGACGGTTCACCGTTTGGGGCAGGTTGTGCCCGGCAAGGGTGTGACGTATCGGGGCCGTCTTTTGTGA
- a CDS encoding helix-turn-helix domain-containing protein, whose amino-acid sequence MSIMEPAKLVKLTQDPHKLRDEREKVLEVAIGREVRAYRKKQNITVAELSNMTELSIGMLSKIENGNTSPSLTTLQTLAHALSVPLTAFFKEYEERREAVHTKAGQGVEIERAGTRAGHQYNLLGHIGSNSSGVMVEPYLIELNSESDTFKTFQHEGIEMIYMLDGEVGYRHGNETYHLTPGDTLFFDADAPHGPDQLIRFPIRYLSIISYPQKS is encoded by the coding sequence ATGAGCATCATGGAACCCGCGAAATTGGTCAAACTGACTCAGGACCCTCATAAGCTGCGCGACGAGCGTGAAAAAGTGCTTGAGGTTGCCATCGGCCGCGAGGTGCGCGCCTATCGCAAGAAACAGAACATCACCGTGGCCGAGCTTTCGAACATGACCGAACTTTCCATCGGCATGCTCTCCAAGATCGAGAACGGCAACACCTCGCCCTCGCTGACCACGCTGCAAACACTGGCCCATGCGCTTTCGGTGCCGCTGACCGCGTTTTTCAAGGAATACGAAGAACGCCGCGAGGCGGTGCATACCAAGGCGGGCCAAGGCGTCGAGATCGAGCGCGCCGGCACCCGCGCGGGCCATCAATACAATCTCTTGGGTCACATCGGATCGAACAGCAGCGGCGTTATGGTCGAGCCCTATCTGATCGAACTCAACTCCGAATCCGACACGTTCAAGACCTTTCAGCATGAGGGGATCGAGATGATCTACATGCTCGACGGCGAAGTCGGCTATCGCCATGGCAACGAGACCTATCACCTTACCCCCGGCGATACCCTGTTTTTTGATGCCGACGCCCCGCACGGGCCGGACCAGTTGATCCGTTTCCCGATCCGGTATCTTTCAATCATCAGCTATCCCCAGAAAAGCTAA
- a CDS encoding TfoX/Sxy family protein, which translates to MPAPVSSIRNLGPASDAGYARAGIHDADSLRAMGADAAYEALLRNGTSPHFIGYYALVMGLQGRPWNDCQGSEKIALRARFDAIKARVSGAGDAPDSAIEAILNQIGTGLRR; encoded by the coding sequence ATGCCCGCTCCTGTCTCGTCCATCCGCAATCTCGGCCCCGCCTCGGACGCAGGCTATGCCCGCGCGGGTATCCATGACGCCGACAGCCTGCGCGCCATGGGGGCCGATGCCGCCTATGAGGCGCTTTTGCGCAACGGCACGTCCCCGCATTTCATCGGCTACTATGCCCTTGTGATGGGCCTGCAGGGCAGACCGTGGAACGATTGCCAAGGGTCCGAAAAAATCGCGCTGCGCGCACGGTTTGACGCCATCAAGGCGCGGGTTTCCGGTGCCGGTGACGCGCCCGACAGCGCCATCGAGGCGATTCTGAACCAGATCGGCACGGGATTGCGCCGCTAG
- the purN gene encoding phosphoribosylglycinamide formyltransferase, with the protein MSKRVAILLSGGGSNMRALVTSMTGEHPARPALVLSNRADAGGIAWAKAQGIATEVVDHRPHGSDRAAFEAEIDARLRPYAIDIICLAGFMRVLTAGFVTPWQGRMINIHPSLLPKYRGLHTHARALEAGDQEAGCTVHEVTAELDEGPILGQARVPVLATDTPDTLAERVLVQEHILYPAVLRRFAQGNRAPLYLP; encoded by the coding sequence GTGAGCAAACGCGTCGCGATCTTGCTCTCGGGCGGCGGGTCGAACATGCGCGCCCTGGTCACGAGCATGACAGGCGAGCATCCGGCGCGGCCTGCGCTGGTGCTGTCGAACCGGGCGGATGCAGGCGGTATTGCCTGGGCTAAGGCGCAGGGCATCGCGACCGAGGTTGTGGATCACCGGCCCCATGGCAGCGACCGCGCCGCGTTTGAGGCGGAGATTGACGCGCGGCTGCGGCCCTATGCCATCGACATCATTTGTCTGGCAGGGTTCATGCGCGTGCTTACGGCGGGGTTCGTGACACCTTGGCAGGGGCGGATGATCAACATTCACCCATCGCTTTTGCCAAAGTACCGCGGGCTGCACACCCATGCCCGCGCGCTGGAGGCGGGCGACCAGGAGGCGGGTTGCACCGTGCATGAGGTGACAGCGGAATTGGACGAGGGGCCCATTCTGGGGCAGGCACGGGTGCCGGTGCTGGCAACGGATACGCCCGACACGTTGGCGGAAAGGGTGCTGGTGCAGGAACATATCCTTTACCCTGCGGTGCTGCGGCGCTTTGCCCAAGGCAATCGCGCGCCTCTCTATCTGCCCTGA
- a CDS encoding SufE family protein, with translation MATAAFEEIVEDFEFLDDWEDRYRYVIDRGRAMEPLEAALKVPSTKVEGCASQVWLHPRIETGVFSFDGDSDAMIVRGLIAVLRTLYNGVPVAEVERVDAPAELARLGLDAHLSAQRSNGVRAMIERIRLVASEAA, from the coding sequence ATGGCCACTGCCGCCTTTGAAGAGATTGTTGAGGATTTCGAGTTTCTCGACGATTGGGAGGATCGCTATCGCTATGTGATCGACCGTGGCCGGGCGATGGAACCGCTGGAGGCGGCGCTCAAGGTGCCTTCGACCAAGGTCGAGGGCTGTGCCAGTCAGGTTTGGTTGCATCCCAGAATCGAGACGGGCGTTTTCAGCTTTGATGGCGATAGCGATGCGATGATCGTGCGCGGCCTGATTGCGGTGCTGCGCACCCTTTATAACGGCGTGCCGGTGGCGGAGGTTGAGCGTGTCGATGCCCCGGCCGAATTGGCCCGGCTGGGGCTAGATGCACATCTGTCCGCCCAACGCTCAAACGGGGTGCGCGCGATGATCGAGCGGATCAGGCTGGTGGCGTCAGAGGCCGCGTGA
- the rnd gene encoding ribonuclease D: MKTITTTDDLAAFCAMARKHPYVTLDTEFLRERTYYSKLCLLQMAVPGADDDTAVLVDPIAGAEMSMEPLYELFRDTSVVKVFHAARQDLEIFHVDAGVIPDPLFDTQVAAMVCGFGEQVGYETLVKRIAKQTVDKSSRFTDWSRRPLTEAQKVYALADVTHLRVIYEYLAKKLASSGRDKWVAEELSVLTDPATYRTDPADAWQRVKTRNTSPKFLAILRELARFREEYAQSHDVPRSRVYKDDALVELASTKPVTHQDLGRSRLLLREARKGDIADGILAAVKAGLECPAERMPRAEALEDRAQVNPALADLLRVLLKAKSESYGVAAKLIASASDLDAIAAGMRDLPALRGWRLDVFGADALRLCKGEVALAVKGSGVETVDL; the protein is encoded by the coding sequence ATGAAAACCATCACCACGACTGACGATCTGGCGGCCTTTTGCGCCATGGCGCGCAAGCACCCCTATGTGACGCTCGATACCGAGTTTCTGCGTGAGCGCACGTATTATTCCAAGCTCTGCCTCTTGCAAATGGCTGTGCCGGGTGCGGATGACGACACTGCCGTTCTGGTTGATCCGATTGCCGGTGCCGAGATGTCGATGGAGCCGCTTTACGAGCTGTTTCGCGACACATCGGTGGTCAAGGTGTTCCATGCCGCGCGGCAGGATCTGGAAATTTTCCACGTTGATGCCGGGGTGATTCCTGATCCGTTGTTTGACACGCAGGTGGCGGCCATGGTGTGCGGGTTTGGCGAGCAAGTGGGCTATGAAACGCTGGTCAAGCGGATTGCCAAGCAGACGGTCGACAAAAGCTCTCGGTTCACCGATTGGTCGCGCCGACCGCTGACCGAGGCGCAAAAGGTCTATGCTCTGGCGGATGTAACGCATCTGCGGGTCATTTACGAATACCTTGCGAAGAAGCTGGCAAGTTCCGGGCGCGACAAATGGGTGGCCGAAGAGCTGAGCGTGCTGACGGATCCCGCCACCTATCGCACCGACCCTGCCGATGCCTGGCAGCGGGTCAAGACGCGCAACACCTCGCCCAAGTTTCTGGCCATTCTGCGCGAATTGGCGCGGTTTCGTGAGGAATATGCGCAATCGCATGACGTGCCGCGCAGCCGGGTCTACAAGGATGATGCGTTGGTCGAACTGGCGTCAACCAAGCCTGTGACGCATCAGGATTTGGGGCGGTCGCGGCTTTTGCTGCGCGAGGCGCGCAAGGGCGACATTGCCGATGGAATTCTTGCAGCGGTCAAGGCGGGGCTGGAATGCCCGGCAGAGCGGATGCCGCGCGCCGAGGCCTTGGAAGATCGCGCGCAGGTCAACCCGGCGCTGGCGGACCTGTTGCGGGTGCTGCTCAAGGCCAAGAGCGAGAGTTATGGCGTGGCGGCCAAGCTGATTGCCAGTGCCAGTGACCTTGACGCCATTGCGGCGGGGATGCGCGATCTGCCCGCGCTGCGTGGCTGGCGGCTGGATGTGTTTGGTGCCGACGCCCTGCGCCTGTGCAAGGGCGAGGTGGCCTTGGCGGTCAAGGGCAGTGGCGTAGAGACTGTGGATCTCTGA
- a CDS encoding ammonium transporter, with protein MNGNLDALTTIFTEFYYWVTVVFMFLIHVGFCMYEVGASRRRNHMHTLMKNVMVIPLVTVTFFFFGWWIYWAFPMFPFFGGLNHEMASANLPWSPNMATNLDDRITGVFWAAFLLFSWTAASIVSGSVIERIRSSALWVHAVLIGSVWWIIDAAWGWHYDGWMVKYLGYHDAYASGVIHAIAGGYALGVIMVLGPRIGKFAADGTPRDIPPHNPWMLTIGIFLIYTGFWGFYAACNVPLISPEVIGGQITGTTWTATNIYLAPTSLSAITFNFLMSLSGGLMAAYVVSKGDAFWTFSGGLAGIITASAGNDLYHPVQAMLVGAVGVVIVYKLHFWVERRFKLDDAVGAVAVHGYSGVVGLIIAGFLLWGAPSSPFEGYATINPLGQTLGAVIMFFCLGFLPAFIVAKMQAAAGVLRIPVEVELQGLDYAEHHAYEDAIVQVIEADKAYLNTKPTPAE; from the coding sequence ATGAACGGCAACCTTGATGCGTTGACGACCATCTTCACCGAATTTTACTATTGGGTGACGGTCGTTTTCATGTTTCTGATCCACGTTGGGTTTTGCATGTATGAGGTGGGCGCCAGCCGCCGCCGCAACCACATGCACACGTTGATGAAAAACGTGATGGTGATTCCCCTCGTTACCGTGACCTTCTTCTTTTTCGGCTGGTGGATTTATTGGGCCTTCCCGATGTTCCCCTTCTTTGGCGGCCTGAATCATGAAATGGCGAGTGCCAATTTGCCATGGTCACCGAACATGGCCACCAACCTTGACGACCGGATCACCGGTGTGTTCTGGGCGGCCTTCCTGCTGTTTTCCTGGACCGCCGCTTCGATCGTGTCCGGCTCGGTGATCGAGCGGATTCGCTCCTCGGCGCTCTGGGTGCATGCGGTGCTGATCGGCTCGGTCTGGTGGATCATCGACGCGGCCTGGGGCTGGCACTATGACGGCTGGATGGTCAAATATCTGGGCTACCATGACGCCTACGCGTCTGGCGTGATCCATGCCATCGCGGGCGGCTATGCTCTGGGTGTGATCATGGTGCTGGGTCCACGGATCGGCAAATTCGCAGCCGACGGCACCCCGCGGGATATCCCGCCGCATAACCCTTGGATGCTGACCATCGGGATTTTCCTGATCTATACCGGCTTCTGGGGCTTTTATGCCGCCTGCAACGTGCCGCTCATCTCGCCCGAAGTCATTGGCGGCCAGATCACCGGCACCACCTGGACAGCCACAAATATCTACCTCGCGCCCACCTCGCTGTCGGCCATCACCTTCAACTTCCTGATGTCGCTCTCGGGCGGTCTGATGGCGGCCTATGTGGTGTCCAAGGGCGATGCCTTCTGGACGTTTTCGGGCGGTCTTGCCGGAATCATTACGGCCTCGGCAGGTAATGACCTCTATCATCCGGTTCAGGCCATGCTGGTCGGCGCGGTCGGTGTCGTGATCGTCTACAAACTGCATTTCTGGGTCGAGCGTCGCTTCAAGCTTGACGATGCTGTGGGCGCTGTTGCCGTGCACGGGTATTCCGGTGTGGTCGGCTTGATCATCGCGGGCTTCCTGCTCTGGGGCGCACCCTCCTCTCCGTTTGAGGGCTACGCGACAATCAACCCGCTGGGTCAGACCCTTGGTGCGGTGATCATGTTCTTCTGTCTGGGCTTCCTGCCCGCCTTCATCGTGGCCAAGATGCAGGCCGCCGCTGGCGTGCTGCGCATCCCGGTCGAAGTCGAATTGCAGGGTCTCGATTACGCAGAACACCACGCCTATGAGGATGCCATTGTTCAGGTCATCGAGGCCGACAAGGCCTATCTCAACACCAAA
- a CDS encoding PDR/VanB family oxidoreductase translates to MSAAPQKARAGAEKIEVVVAAVVPVNELVTRFEFRRPDGAEFPPFSAGAHTVVEMHDEGRTRLNPYSLMSDPGDRSLYAISVRRDDEGRGGSLYMHRHVKPGDAMTITYPVNLFPLDLRARKHVFFAGGIGITPFMAMIAQLEQSNGNWELHYACRSAALGTYADELRGKYPNKAHVYYDDQEQAIPLDDLLSGQPLGTHIYVCGPKGMITWVKTRAAALGWPEEAVHSEEFLAPQPGAPFEVRLCKSDLVIQVGEHESLLEAIERAGVDAPFLCRGGACGQCETDVVEVDGEIVHRDHWLDEADHASGKKIMPCVSRFIGKTLVLDR, encoded by the coding sequence ATGAGCGCCGCCCCCCAAAAGGCCCGCGCCGGGGCTGAAAAGATCGAGGTGGTTGTCGCCGCCGTGGTGCCGGTGAATGAGCTGGTGACGCGGTTTGAATTTCGCCGCCCGGACGGGGCAGAGTTTCCGCCATTTTCGGCGGGCGCCCATACGGTCGTGGAAATGCACGACGAGGGGCGCACGCGGCTTAACCCCTATTCGCTGATGTCTGATCCCGGTGATCGTTCCCTTTATGCCATTTCGGTGCGGCGCGATGACGAGGGGCGGGGTGGCTCGCTCTATATGCATCGCCATGTCAAACCGGGTGATGCGATGACCATCACCTATCCGGTCAACCTTTTCCCGCTGGATTTGCGGGCGCGCAAGCATGTGTTCTTTGCTGGCGGCATCGGGATCACGCCATTCATGGCGATGATCGCGCAGTTGGAGCAATCGAACGGCAATTGGGAATTGCATTATGCCTGCCGCAGCGCCGCACTTGGCACTTATGCCGATGAGTTGCGGGGAAAGTATCCCAACAAGGCGCATGTCTATTACGACGATCAGGAGCAGGCGATTCCGCTCGATGATCTCTTGAGCGGGCAACCTTTGGGCACGCATATCTATGTCTGTGGTCCCAAGGGGATGATCACTTGGGTCAAGACCCGTGCCGCTGCCCTTGGCTGGCCCGAAGAGGCGGTGCATTCCGAGGAATTCCTTGCGCCGCAACCCGGTGCGCCGTTTGAAGTGCGGCTGTGCAAATCCGATCTGGTGATTCAGGTGGGCGAACACGAAAGCCTGCTTGAGGCGATCGAGCGGGCCGGGGTCGATGCGCCGTTCCTCTGTCGCGGCGGGGCCTGCGGCCAATGCGAGACCGATGTGGTCGAGGTGGACGGCGAAATCGTGCACCGCGATCACTGGCTGGACGAGGCCGATCATGCCAGCGGCAAGAAAATCATGCCCTGCGTCAGCCGTTTCATCGGCAAGACGCTGGTTCTGGACCGATAA
- a CDS encoding GlxA family transcriptional regulator, with protein MTQRVIRIGFLIFPGFPMSCLTSVIEPLRAANEISGHRTFAWDLVAEGAERVMSSAGIGFEPGRRLSETDDCDYLLLLSAPTSRFADARSAAHLRRLARHGTVLGAISGGVFPLLRSGAVADVALSVHWCYEAAFLAEFPGVPASDQVIEITPRCVTASGAAAAFDLALHMVDTALGAGIATEVACWFQHPMMRKAGVQQMVPVLGEGARATDLPPMVARAIDLMAQHMAAPLSMAEVAEDLGITPRHLERSFKRATGQNPTNYFRAMRMKAARQIVMYSNDTMAQIAEAVGYASSKVLVRHYRDAFGISPREDRQRINLTRVKGNLPVPSV; from the coding sequence ATGACACAGCGCGTGATCCGAATAGGGTTCCTGATCTTTCCGGGGTTTCCGATGTCATGCCTGACCTCGGTGATCGAGCCGTTGCGCGCGGCCAATGAAATCTCGGGGCATCGCACATTTGCCTGGGATTTGGTGGCCGAAGGCGCGGAGCGCGTCATGTCGAGCGCGGGCATCGGGTTTGAGCCCGGTCGGCGGCTGTCCGAGACCGACGATTGCGATTATCTGCTGCTGCTGTCGGCCCCCACCAGCCGGTTTGCCGATGCACGCTCTGCGGCGCATCTGCGACGCTTGGCGCGGCATGGCACGGTGCTGGGGGCGATCAGTGGGGGTGTCTTTCCGCTCTTGCGCAGCGGGGCGGTCGCGGATGTCGCGCTATCGGTGCATTGGTGCTACGAGGCGGCGTTTCTGGCGGAGTTTCCCGGCGTTCCGGCCTCGGATCAGGTGATCGAGATCACGCCACGCTGTGTCACCGCCTCAGGCGCGGCGGCGGCGTTTGATCTGGCGCTGCATATGGTCGACACAGCGCTAGGGGCGGGCATTGCCACCGAAGTGGCCTGTTGGTTCCAGCATCCGATGATGCGCAAGGCGGGCGTGCAGCAAATGGTGCCGGTGCTGGGCGAGGGGGCGCGGGCCACCGATCTGCCGCCGATGGTGGCGCGGGCGATTGATCTGATGGCGCAGCATATGGCGGCCCCGCTGTCGATGGCGGAGGTGGCCGAAGATCTGGGCATCACCCCTCGGCATCTGGAGCGCAGTTTCAAGCGCGCGACAGGTCAGAACCCGACCAATTATTTCCGCGCCATGCGGATGAAGGCGGCGCGGCAGATCGTGATGTATTCCAACGACACCATGGCGCAGATCGCCGAGGCCGTGGGCTATGCCAGTTCCAAGGTGTTGGTGCGGCATTACCGGGATGCCTTTGGCATTTCACCGCGCGAGGATCGGCAGCGGATCAACCTGACGCGGGTCAAGGGCAATCTGCCGGTGCCCTCGGTCTGA
- a CDS encoding heme-dependent oxidative N-demethylase family protein, translating to MTIQFNNETFRDDYSFRNSAWAIKRFPFPFHEDSYMYSVNMEQHRGGPAGSVYEKRFDVDEHYLSEMRDRALVLADDPLRCQSLPHMTLAGWDVLELIMTCKAEDYPDLFELHRDGNRWRWINKPMGIDHSFTFLDPTTLPCGPLEYITRQTQGDFAVLDQRDEMLWMDAGMVTTQADWSLDFDIGMNFFEWHAPVPLAHEMGIFQRALKFLLNVQQGAPARRLNWTMTVNPLLDTSPENYHKWGVQKTTLTPENIGAKQHLRVELQTFFRLPRSNALLFPIRCYLIAFQDVVSVPKWGRRLHRVVRDLPEELATYKGFIANRPMMIEYLSQYDDGLPTSPGIWPDLETEPPLQK from the coding sequence ATGACTATTCAGTTCAATAACGAGACCTTCCGCGACGATTATTCGTTCCGCAATTCGGCTTGGGCGATCAAGCGGTTCCCGTTCCCGTTCCACGAAGACAGCTACATGTATTCGGTCAATATGGAGCAGCATCGCGGCGGGCCTGCGGGCTCGGTCTATGAAAAACGGTTCGATGTTGACGAGCATTACCTGTCGGAGATGCGCGACCGGGCGTTGGTGCTGGCCGATGATCCGCTGCGCTGTCAGTCTTTGCCGCATATGACGCTGGCCGGGTGGGACGTGCTCGAGCTTATCATGACCTGCAAGGCCGAGGATTACCCCGACCTCTTTGAACTGCACCGCGATGGCAACCGCTGGCGCTGGATCAACAAACCGATGGGGATTGACCACAGTTTCACCTTTCTTGACCCAACCACGCTGCCCTGCGGCCCATTGGAATATATCACCCGCCAGACGCAGGGCGATTTCGCGGTGCTCGATCAGCGCGACGAGATGCTGTGGATGGATGCCGGGATGGTCACGACACAGGCGGATTGGTCGCTTGATTTCGATATCGGCATGAATTTCTTTGAATGGCACGCGCCCGTGCCCTTGGCGCATGAGATGGGGATTTTCCAGCGCGCGCTGAAATTCCTGCTTAATGTGCAGCAAGGCGCGCCCGCGCGGCGGCTGAACTGGACGATGACGGTTAATCCGCTCTTGGATACCAGCCCCGAGAACTACCACAAATGGGGCGTGCAAAAGACCACGCTGACGCCTGAGAACATCGGCGCGAAACAGCATTTGCGGGTGGAGTTGCAGACGTTTTTCCGGCTGCCGCGGTCCAACGCGCTGCTGTTTCCGATCCGGTGCTATCTGATTGCGTTTCAGGATGTTGTCAGCGTGCCGAAATGGGGCCGCCGGTTGCACCGTGTGGTGCGCGATCTGCCCGAGGAACTGGCGACCTATAAGGGGTTCATCGCCAATCGCCCGATGATGATCGAGTATCTGAGCCAGTATGACGATGGCCTGCCCACCAGCCCCGGTATCTGGCCAGATCTGGAGACAGAGCCGCCGTTACAAAAGTGA
- the dmmA gene encoding dimethylamine monooxygenase subunit DmmA: MTRKGADAKMSKFQFPESIASRPVYGTLAPRPGKAHLMIADAEGAEALLDLVAQDAGLMAKTHVLYIPKGTGETYVEKLRAAGPAQLYVGPSYAASVPRLRRVLSDAHMGLQVYLAGTEGLMGQAMNEAVTAGIPHSAIQTEHRGSTARRMQCVHCKGITEDVTTDPFVCSHCGLNLFVRDHYSRRLAAFQGVCIDAEDPGNIPPAKEIYS, encoded by the coding sequence ATGACGCGAAAGGGAGCAGACGCGAAGATGTCGAAATTCCAGTTTCCGGAGAGTATCGCCAGCCGCCCGGTCTATGGCACATTGGCCCCGCGACCGGGCAAGGCGCATCTGATGATCGCCGATGCCGAGGGGGCTGAGGCGCTGTTGGATCTGGTCGCGCAGGATGCGGGGCTGATGGCCAAGACGCATGTCCTTTATATCCCCAAGGGCACGGGCGAGACCTATGTGGAGAAGCTGCGCGCGGCCGGTCCGGCGCAGCTTTATGTCGGGCCAAGCTATGCCGCTTCGGTGCCGCGGCTGCGGCGGGTGTTGTCGGATGCGCATATGGGCTTGCAGGTCTATCTTGCGGGGACAGAAGGGCTGATGGGGCAGGCGATGAATGAGGCGGTGACAGCGGGTATTCCGCATAGCGCCATTCAGACCGAGCATCGCGGCTCCACCGCACGGCGCATGCAATGTGTGCATTGCAAGGGGATCACCGAGGATGTGACCACCGATCCCTTTGTGTGTTCGCATTGCGGCCTCAACCTCTTTGTCCGCGATCACTATTCGCGCCGGTTGGCAGCCTTTCAGGGCGTGTGCATCGATGCCGAAGACCCCGGCAATATCCCCCCTGCAAAGGAGATTTATTCATGA
- a CDS encoding aminomethyltransferase family protein — MAIIYRTSALAPRHTEIGGELTDWNGMGTAWFYDHTDERAEADYLAVRTKAGLMDVSGLKKVHIVGPHAAAVIDRATTRNVDKIMPGRAVYACMLNDAGKFIDDCVIYRLSVNHWMVVHGTGTGHETLAMAAYGKNVAMLFDDDLHDMSLQGPVAVDFLEKHVPGIRNLAYFGILQTKLFDLPVMISRTGYTGERGYEIFCQGRHAIQIWDRILEEGKDMGIVPVQFSTLDLLRTESYLLFYPGDNSETFPFKDDLCGDTLWELGLDFTVSPGKTGFRGSENHYALKGKERFKIYGVRLEGKRAADMGAPLLKDGEVVGVVTFGLNSNLNGYNVGIARMPVDCAVPGTKMSVRYADGTEVGCVAEEMPFYDKDKLIRAAKG, encoded by the coding sequence ATGGCCATTATCTACAGAACATCTGCGCTCGCACCGCGTCATACTGAGATCGGTGGCGAGCTGACCGACTGGAATGGCATGGGCACCGCATGGTTCTATGACCACACGGATGAGCGCGCCGAGGCGGATTATCTGGCAGTCCGCACCAAGGCGGGGCTTATGGATGTGTCGGGCCTCAAGAAAGTTCACATCGTCGGGCCGCATGCCGCCGCCGTGATCGACCGTGCCACCACGCGCAATGTCGACAAGATCATGCCGGGGCGTGCGGTTTATGCGTGCATGCTGAATGATGCGGGCAAGTTCATCGACGACTGCGTGATTTACCGCCTGTCGGTCAATCACTGGATGGTGGTGCATGGCACCGGCACCGGCCACGAAACGCTGGCGATGGCCGCCTATGGCAAGAATGTCGCCATGCTGTTTGATGACGACCTGCACGATATGTCGCTGCAAGGGCCGGTTGCGGTGGATTTCCTTGAAAAGCACGTGCCGGGCATTCGCAATCTGGCCTATTTCGGCATTCTGCAAACCAAGCTGTTTGATCTGCCGGTGATGATCTCGCGCACCGGATATACCGGCGAGCGCGGCTATGAGATTTTCTGTCAGGGCCGGCATGCGATCCAGATTTGGGATCGGATTCTGGAAGAGGGCAAGGACATGGGCATCGTGCCGGTGCAATTCTCGACCCTCGATCTCTTGCGCACGGAAAGCTACCTGCTGTTCTATCCGGGTGACAATTCCGAGACCTTCCCGTTCAAGGACGATCTGTGCGGCGATACTCTGTGGGAGCTGGGGCTTGATTTCACCGTCTCGCCGGGCAAGACCGGGTTCCGCGGCTCGGAAAATCACTATGCGCTGAAGGGAAAAGAGCGTTTCAAAATCTACGGCGTGCGGCTTGAGGGCAAGCGCGCGGCGGATATGGGCGCTCCGCTGCTCAAGGATGGCGAGGTTGTCGGTGTGGTGACCTTTGGTCTGAATTCCAACCTCAACGGGTATAACGTGGGGATCGCGCGGATGCCGGTTGACTGCGCTGTGCCGGGCACCAAGATGAGCGTGCGCTATGCGGATGGCACCGAGGTTGGTTGCGTGGCCGAGGAGATGCCGTTCTATGACAAGGACAAGCTGATCCGCGCGGCCAAGGGGTAA